A genomic region of Antennarius striatus isolate MH-2024 chromosome 4, ASM4005453v1, whole genome shotgun sequence contains the following coding sequences:
- the cracr2aa gene encoding EF-hand calcium-binding domain-containing protein 4B isoform X2, with the protein MAAFTAPCATTNITTSTPSKTAQQRQGIVEEACKCENVDDVGQKTIFEKTREFFQMCDIKNKGFITRHEMQRLNGKLPLSVEELENVFDTLDSDSNGYLTLDEFSSGFSDFLFGQRVDMEESMAEETPSKSPEEVMYQNHWEENLERLDEDEEGKHFGRLMESLGANCVFEDPADVRSLWVQLRREEPHLLSNFEDFLARVTAQILEANQEKREMESALQRKVATHDNEIQHLYEEMEQQIKNEKDKIEMQDYERFLSRSQDMMLQLSSKEKELELLFQKQRGLENQYKELHSEQYETKVENVKLKQTNDELLRELEHTSEELLLAQEQLSVLQEQSTRLHEEKEIEIYRVSEGLHRERASLLKQLDLLREMNKHLRDEKDMSYQTPRKTLDLKQRSSFSDTKNISSSVFKREDEEELTICSVRQSQVNGSPTTTGHLPRLISIEEDHLPDLLQNDCETQSPLQECSEEEEASDYEENIDLVMSSVSPCSSSALHQVSTGHVEESETPTSPRGQPVGKETSINEEGGLSPPDRLFKIVMVGNSSVGKTSLLRRFCDDCFYPGACATVGIDYSVKTISVDGSHVALQMWDTAGQERYRSITKQFFRKADGVVVMYDITSEQSFTAVRQWLTSVKESAGDDIPIMLLGNKTDKEIDRQVQRRMGESLAKDCQMTFYECSAFSGHSVVESMIHLARILKEQEDREKEKTVQLADSPLNKKKSCC; encoded by the exons ATGGCAGCTTTTACTGCCCCTTGTGCCACCACCAACATCACAACCAGCACGCCGTCCAAAACTGCACAGCAAAGGCAAGGGATCGTCGAAGAGGCGTGCAAATGTGAGAATGTGGATGATGTGGGACAGAAAACTATCTTTGAGAAAACACGTGAGTTCTTCCAGATGTGTGACATCAAGAACAAGGGTTTCATCACCCGACATGAAATGCAG AGGCTAAACGGCAAGCTCCCTCTGAGTGTGGAAGAATTAGAGAACGTATTTGATACCCTCGACTCTGACAGCAACGGATACCTCACCCTTGATGAGTTCTCCTCTGGTTTCA GTGACTTCTTATTTGGCCAGAGGGTCGATATGGAGGAAAGCATGGCTGAGGAAACCCCGTCCAAAAGCCCAGAAGAGGTCATGTACCAAAATCACTGGGAAGAGAACCTGGAAAGAttagatgaggatgaagaggggaaaCACTTTGGCAGGCTTATGGAGAGTCTAGGAGCCAACTGTGTTTTTGAAGA TCCTGCTGACGTACGCAGTTTATGGGTACAGTTGCGTCGAGAGGAACCACACCTTCTATCTAATTTTGAGGACTTCCTGGCCAGAGTGACCGCCCAGATTCTAGAAGCAAACCAGGAGAAGAGGGAGATGGAAAGCGCACTGCAAAG GAAAGTAGCTACACATGATAATGAGATCCAGCATCTTTACGAAGAAATGGAGCAGCAAATTAAGAATGAAAAAGACAAGATTGAGATGCAG GACTATGAGCGCTTTCTTTCTCGCAGTCAAGACATGATGCTACAGCTGTCCAGTAAAGAGAAAGAGCTGGAACTACTCTTTCAAAAACAGAGAGGG TTGGAGAATCAATACAAGGAGCTCCACAGTGAACAGTATGAGACCAAGGTGGAGAATGTGAAGCTGAAGCAGACCAATGATGAATTATTAAGGGAGCTGGAGCACACCAGCGAGGAACTGCTGTTAGCTCAGGAGCAGTTAAGTGTGCTCCAGGAACAATCCACACGGCTCCACGAGGAGAAGGAGAT cgAAATTTACAGAGTGAGTGAAGGACTGCATCGAGAGCGAGCAAGTCTCCTGAAACAACTGGACCTTTTACG GgaaatgaacaaacatttaCGTGATGAGAAGGACATGAGTTATCAG acaCCAAGAAAAACACTAGATCTGAAACAGAGGTCTTCATTCAGTGATACAAAAAACATAAGCTCAAGTGTCTTCAAACG tgaggatgaggaggagctgACCATCTGCTCTGTGAGGCAGAGCCAAGTCAATGGGTCACCAACGACAACAGGACATCTTCCAAGACTCATCTCAATTGAGGAGGACCACCTCCCCGACTTACTCCAGAATGACTGTGAAACCCAAAGCCCGCTTCAGGAgtgcagtgaggaagaggaagcctctGACTATGAAGAAAATATAGATTTGGTGATGAGCAGTGTTAGCCCGTGTTCATCCTCTGCCCTGCATCAGGTGTCAACTGGACATGTTGAGGAAAGTGAAACTCCTACATCCCCAAGGGGTCAACCAGTTGGCAAGGAGACCAGCATTAAT GAGGAAGGCGGTCTCTCACCTCCTGACCGCCTCTTTAAGATTGTCATGGTGGGAAACTCAAGCGTTGGGAAGACCTCACTCCTCCGAAGATTTTGCGATGACTGCTTTTACCCTGGCGCGTGTGCCACTGTTG GTATAGATTACAGTGTAAAGACCATCAGTGTTGATGGCAGTCATGTGGCACTGCAGATGTGggacacagcaggtcaggagaG ATATCGAAGCATCACCAAACAGTTCTTTCGTAAGGCTGATGGCGTGGTTGTGATGTATGACATCACATCCGAGCAGAGCTTCACAGCCGTCAGACAGTGGCTGACTAGTGTGAAG GAGAGTGCAGGCGACGACATCCCTATCATGCTCCTGggaaacaaaacagacaaggaaATTGACAGACAAGTTCAGAGAAGAATGGGAGAAAGTCTCGccaaa GATTGCCAGATGACGTTCTATGAATGCAGTGCATTCTCTGGGCACAGCGTTGTTGAATCCATGATTCATTTAGCCAG AATTTTGAAAGAGCAagaggacagagagaaggagaagacgGTCCAGCTGGCGGACAGCCCCCTCAATAAGAAGAAGTCTTGCTGCTAA
- the cracr2aa gene encoding EF-hand calcium-binding domain-containing protein 4B isoform X3, with protein MSSPLVSLLISVGDFLFGQRVDMEESMAEETPSKSPEEVMYQNHWEENLERLDEDEEGKHFGRLMESLGANCVFEDPADVRSLWVQLRREEPHLLSNFEDFLARVTAQILEANQEKREMESALQRKVATHDNEIQHLYEEMEQQIKNEKDKIEMQDYERFLSRSQDMMLQLSSKEKELELLFQKQRGLENQYKELHSEQYETKVENVKLKQTNDELLRELEHTSEELLLAQEQLSVLQEQSTRLHEEKEIEIYRVSEGLHRERASLLKQLDLLREMNKHLRDEKDMSYQTPRKTLDLKQRSSFSDTKNISSSVFKRSEDEEELTICSVRQSQVNGSPTTTGHLPRLISIEEDHLPDLLQNDCETQSPLQECSEEEEASDYEENIDLVMSSVSPCSSSALHQVSTGHVEESETPTSPRGQPVGKETSINEEGGLSPPDRLFKIVMVGNSSVGKTSLLRRFCDDCFYPGACATVGIDYSVKTISVDGSHVALQMWDTAGQERYRSITKQFFRKADGVVVMYDITSEQSFTAVRQWLTSVKESAGDDIPIMLLGNKTDKEIDRQVQRRMGESLAKDCQMTFYECSAFSGHSVVESMIHLARILKEQEDREKEKTVQLADSPLNKKKSCC; from the exons ATGAGTTCTCCTCTGGTTTCA CTCTTGATTTCTGTAGGTGACTTCTTATTTGGCCAGAGGGTCGATATGGAGGAAAGCATGGCTGAGGAAACCCCGTCCAAAAGCCCAGAAGAGGTCATGTACCAAAATCACTGGGAAGAGAACCTGGAAAGAttagatgaggatgaagaggggaaaCACTTTGGCAGGCTTATGGAGAGTCTAGGAGCCAACTGTGTTTTTGAAGA TCCTGCTGACGTACGCAGTTTATGGGTACAGTTGCGTCGAGAGGAACCACACCTTCTATCTAATTTTGAGGACTTCCTGGCCAGAGTGACCGCCCAGATTCTAGAAGCAAACCAGGAGAAGAGGGAGATGGAAAGCGCACTGCAAAG GAAAGTAGCTACACATGATAATGAGATCCAGCATCTTTACGAAGAAATGGAGCAGCAAATTAAGAATGAAAAAGACAAGATTGAGATGCAG GACTATGAGCGCTTTCTTTCTCGCAGTCAAGACATGATGCTACAGCTGTCCAGTAAAGAGAAAGAGCTGGAACTACTCTTTCAAAAACAGAGAGGG TTGGAGAATCAATACAAGGAGCTCCACAGTGAACAGTATGAGACCAAGGTGGAGAATGTGAAGCTGAAGCAGACCAATGATGAATTATTAAGGGAGCTGGAGCACACCAGCGAGGAACTGCTGTTAGCTCAGGAGCAGTTAAGTGTGCTCCAGGAACAATCCACACGGCTCCACGAGGAGAAGGAGAT cgAAATTTACAGAGTGAGTGAAGGACTGCATCGAGAGCGAGCAAGTCTCCTGAAACAACTGGACCTTTTACG GgaaatgaacaaacatttaCGTGATGAGAAGGACATGAGTTATCAG acaCCAAGAAAAACACTAGATCTGAAACAGAGGTCTTCATTCAGTGATACAAAAAACATAAGCTCAAGTGTCTTCAAACG cagtgaggatgaggaggagctgACCATCTGCTCTGTGAGGCAGAGCCAAGTCAATGGGTCACCAACGACAACAGGACATCTTCCAAGACTCATCTCAATTGAGGAGGACCACCTCCCCGACTTACTCCAGAATGACTGTGAAACCCAAAGCCCGCTTCAGGAgtgcagtgaggaagaggaagcctctGACTATGAAGAAAATATAGATTTGGTGATGAGCAGTGTTAGCCCGTGTTCATCCTCTGCCCTGCATCAGGTGTCAACTGGACATGTTGAGGAAAGTGAAACTCCTACATCCCCAAGGGGTCAACCAGTTGGCAAGGAGACCAGCATTAAT GAGGAAGGCGGTCTCTCACCTCCTGACCGCCTCTTTAAGATTGTCATGGTGGGAAACTCAAGCGTTGGGAAGACCTCACTCCTCCGAAGATTTTGCGATGACTGCTTTTACCCTGGCGCGTGTGCCACTGTTG GTATAGATTACAGTGTAAAGACCATCAGTGTTGATGGCAGTCATGTGGCACTGCAGATGTGggacacagcaggtcaggagaG ATATCGAAGCATCACCAAACAGTTCTTTCGTAAGGCTGATGGCGTGGTTGTGATGTATGACATCACATCCGAGCAGAGCTTCACAGCCGTCAGACAGTGGCTGACTAGTGTGAAG GAGAGTGCAGGCGACGACATCCCTATCATGCTCCTGggaaacaaaacagacaaggaaATTGACAGACAAGTTCAGAGAAGAATGGGAGAAAGTCTCGccaaa GATTGCCAGATGACGTTCTATGAATGCAGTGCATTCTCTGGGCACAGCGTTGTTGAATCCATGATTCATTTAGCCAG AATTTTGAAAGAGCAagaggacagagagaaggagaagacgGTCCAGCTGGCGGACAGCCCCCTCAATAAGAAGAAGTCTTGCTGCTAA
- the cracr2aa gene encoding EF-hand calcium-binding domain-containing protein 4B isoform X1: MAAFTAPCATTNITTSTPSKTAQQRQGIVEEACKCENVDDVGQKTIFEKTREFFQMCDIKNKGFITRHEMQRLNGKLPLSVEELENVFDTLDSDSNGYLTLDEFSSGFSDFLFGQRVDMEESMAEETPSKSPEEVMYQNHWEENLERLDEDEEGKHFGRLMESLGANCVFEDPADVRSLWVQLRREEPHLLSNFEDFLARVTAQILEANQEKREMESALQRKVATHDNEIQHLYEEMEQQIKNEKDKIEMQDYERFLSRSQDMMLQLSSKEKELELLFQKQRGLENQYKELHSEQYETKVENVKLKQTNDELLRELEHTSEELLLAQEQLSVLQEQSTRLHEEKEIEIYRVSEGLHRERASLLKQLDLLREMNKHLRDEKDMSYQTPRKTLDLKQRSSFSDTKNISSSVFKRSEDEEELTICSVRQSQVNGSPTTTGHLPRLISIEEDHLPDLLQNDCETQSPLQECSEEEEASDYEENIDLVMSSVSPCSSSALHQVSTGHVEESETPTSPRGQPVGKETSINEEGGLSPPDRLFKIVMVGNSSVGKTSLLRRFCDDCFYPGACATVGIDYSVKTISVDGSHVALQMWDTAGQERYRSITKQFFRKADGVVVMYDITSEQSFTAVRQWLTSVKESAGDDIPIMLLGNKTDKEIDRQVQRRMGESLAKDCQMTFYECSAFSGHSVVESMIHLARILKEQEDREKEKTVQLADSPLNKKKSCC; encoded by the exons ATGGCAGCTTTTACTGCCCCTTGTGCCACCACCAACATCACAACCAGCACGCCGTCCAAAACTGCACAGCAAAGGCAAGGGATCGTCGAAGAGGCGTGCAAATGTGAGAATGTGGATGATGTGGGACAGAAAACTATCTTTGAGAAAACACGTGAGTTCTTCCAGATGTGTGACATCAAGAACAAGGGTTTCATCACCCGACATGAAATGCAG AGGCTAAACGGCAAGCTCCCTCTGAGTGTGGAAGAATTAGAGAACGTATTTGATACCCTCGACTCTGACAGCAACGGATACCTCACCCTTGATGAGTTCTCCTCTGGTTTCA GTGACTTCTTATTTGGCCAGAGGGTCGATATGGAGGAAAGCATGGCTGAGGAAACCCCGTCCAAAAGCCCAGAAGAGGTCATGTACCAAAATCACTGGGAAGAGAACCTGGAAAGAttagatgaggatgaagaggggaaaCACTTTGGCAGGCTTATGGAGAGTCTAGGAGCCAACTGTGTTTTTGAAGA TCCTGCTGACGTACGCAGTTTATGGGTACAGTTGCGTCGAGAGGAACCACACCTTCTATCTAATTTTGAGGACTTCCTGGCCAGAGTGACCGCCCAGATTCTAGAAGCAAACCAGGAGAAGAGGGAGATGGAAAGCGCACTGCAAAG GAAAGTAGCTACACATGATAATGAGATCCAGCATCTTTACGAAGAAATGGAGCAGCAAATTAAGAATGAAAAAGACAAGATTGAGATGCAG GACTATGAGCGCTTTCTTTCTCGCAGTCAAGACATGATGCTACAGCTGTCCAGTAAAGAGAAAGAGCTGGAACTACTCTTTCAAAAACAGAGAGGG TTGGAGAATCAATACAAGGAGCTCCACAGTGAACAGTATGAGACCAAGGTGGAGAATGTGAAGCTGAAGCAGACCAATGATGAATTATTAAGGGAGCTGGAGCACACCAGCGAGGAACTGCTGTTAGCTCAGGAGCAGTTAAGTGTGCTCCAGGAACAATCCACACGGCTCCACGAGGAGAAGGAGAT cgAAATTTACAGAGTGAGTGAAGGACTGCATCGAGAGCGAGCAAGTCTCCTGAAACAACTGGACCTTTTACG GgaaatgaacaaacatttaCGTGATGAGAAGGACATGAGTTATCAG acaCCAAGAAAAACACTAGATCTGAAACAGAGGTCTTCATTCAGTGATACAAAAAACATAAGCTCAAGTGTCTTCAAACG cagtgaggatgaggaggagctgACCATCTGCTCTGTGAGGCAGAGCCAAGTCAATGGGTCACCAACGACAACAGGACATCTTCCAAGACTCATCTCAATTGAGGAGGACCACCTCCCCGACTTACTCCAGAATGACTGTGAAACCCAAAGCCCGCTTCAGGAgtgcagtgaggaagaggaagcctctGACTATGAAGAAAATATAGATTTGGTGATGAGCAGTGTTAGCCCGTGTTCATCCTCTGCCCTGCATCAGGTGTCAACTGGACATGTTGAGGAAAGTGAAACTCCTACATCCCCAAGGGGTCAACCAGTTGGCAAGGAGACCAGCATTAAT GAGGAAGGCGGTCTCTCACCTCCTGACCGCCTCTTTAAGATTGTCATGGTGGGAAACTCAAGCGTTGGGAAGACCTCACTCCTCCGAAGATTTTGCGATGACTGCTTTTACCCTGGCGCGTGTGCCACTGTTG GTATAGATTACAGTGTAAAGACCATCAGTGTTGATGGCAGTCATGTGGCACTGCAGATGTGggacacagcaggtcaggagaG ATATCGAAGCATCACCAAACAGTTCTTTCGTAAGGCTGATGGCGTGGTTGTGATGTATGACATCACATCCGAGCAGAGCTTCACAGCCGTCAGACAGTGGCTGACTAGTGTGAAG GAGAGTGCAGGCGACGACATCCCTATCATGCTCCTGggaaacaaaacagacaaggaaATTGACAGACAAGTTCAGAGAAGAATGGGAGAAAGTCTCGccaaa GATTGCCAGATGACGTTCTATGAATGCAGTGCATTCTCTGGGCACAGCGTTGTTGAATCCATGATTCATTTAGCCAG AATTTTGAAAGAGCAagaggacagagagaaggagaagacgGTCCAGCTGGCGGACAGCCCCCTCAATAAGAAGAAGTCTTGCTGCTAA